Proteins from a genomic interval of Niabella soli DSM 19437:
- a CDS encoding glycoside hydrolase family protein → MKCLFIVVLSLFAASLPAQEKVQLANEQLQIEWTASPGGWKISRMAFKKADQWVPLLQPEGNYTLLYAAEKPGRTTPTSFTTVAGTPWPDTLFRYLKNRWADAATPVALNTAGTAFSFYPQKARQVNNHTVQFVYDAPMATVTTLVSLDNSYKGDLIIQQQLQTKKAGYFSLASPTLFSIPEKDMQWATVPGYFQGRSFEKNIAQGYAYGQGVPEVPALYRERGAGTLTAIITINNNISVAATPDPQLGRDPWRYDHKTNNDWDVAVSHKNRNSALFPTVYYPVLGEPLSLLKSDTLIQYGLRISFINGPWDKMLAHVVNDINHFKEQLALRTNTQSLSKRVERMYRYLTNPKTSLVNFTNYKGLEIAGQSYKGGVIGSQGDAIKNSDYGAMWMLANATNDPLLKDSLLPYALNFKLAQQQTDTGFFKGAAIGQYYLTKRKKFVEEWGDFVEPISLTYYVMLDIGNILLFEPANKELQRRLRLGADLLVQWQKPDGSWDVAYDRVTKKPLFTDLKDLRPTFYGLLVAARILKDEKYLAAAKKGANWFIKNAVDKGAFIGVCGDTRYAPDFATGQSAQALLDLFELTHDQKYRDAAITTAKIYCSSIMTHPQASEKTKLVKGIAIKDWQIEQSGLSFEHGGILGSSNDHGPILLCSHAGLFVRMFQLTGDSLFIEMARAAAIGRDAFLDEPTSVASYYWDVMSQGAGPYPHHAWWQIGWITDYLLAETQFRTKDAVWFPRGFVTPKVGPHQSVGFQPGSIYGTNADLILRNGLVECDNPDIEYITAQSKDKKKVFLILLNDINKPVTGNIRIQWNKLDGRRRSSVTMLPGTATTQAGETQSQQLEPYGVKVLAFQ, encoded by the coding sequence ATGAAGTGTCTTTTTATTGTTGTTCTTTCGCTGTTTGCAGCATCCCTCCCGGCGCAGGAAAAAGTGCAGTTGGCTAATGAGCAACTGCAAATTGAATGGACCGCATCACCCGGAGGGTGGAAAATAAGCCGCATGGCTTTTAAAAAAGCCGATCAATGGGTGCCGCTGTTACAACCTGAAGGAAATTATACCTTGTTGTACGCTGCAGAAAAACCGGGCCGTACCACCCCCACCAGCTTTACAACAGTGGCCGGTACGCCCTGGCCGGATACACTTTTTCGTTATTTGAAAAACAGGTGGGCCGATGCTGCAACACCGGTAGCGCTCAATACAGCGGGAACGGCTTTTTCCTTCTACCCTCAAAAAGCCAGGCAGGTAAATAACCATACGGTTCAGTTTGTTTATGATGCCCCAATGGCAACCGTTACTACCCTCGTTTCCCTGGACAATAGTTATAAAGGCGATCTTATTATTCAACAACAGTTACAAACAAAAAAAGCAGGATACTTTTCTTTGGCAAGTCCGACCTTATTTTCTATCCCTGAAAAAGATATGCAATGGGCTACGGTACCGGGCTATTTCCAGGGGCGCTCTTTCGAAAAAAATATCGCGCAGGGATATGCCTACGGCCAGGGAGTGCCCGAAGTGCCGGCGTTATACCGGGAACGGGGTGCTGGTACCCTAACCGCTATTATTACGATCAACAATAATATTTCTGTTGCGGCAACGCCGGATCCGCAACTGGGACGCGACCCCTGGCGTTATGATCATAAAACCAACAACGATTGGGATGTAGCGGTTTCCCATAAAAACAGGAACAGCGCGTTGTTTCCTACAGTGTATTACCCGGTCCTGGGGGAACCCTTATCGCTGTTAAAAAGCGACACATTGATACAATACGGTCTCCGGATCAGTTTTATAAACGGCCCATGGGATAAAATGCTGGCGCATGTGGTTAACGATATCAATCATTTTAAGGAGCAACTGGCCCTGCGCACCAATACACAATCACTTAGCAAAAGAGTGGAACGTATGTACCGGTACCTCACCAACCCCAAAACCTCGCTGGTCAATTTCACTAATTACAAGGGTCTGGAAATTGCAGGCCAATCCTACAAGGGTGGTGTTATAGGCTCCCAGGGCGATGCCATTAAAAATTCAGACTACGGCGCCATGTGGATGCTGGCCAACGCAACCAACGACCCGCTGCTAAAAGACAGTCTGCTGCCGTATGCGCTGAATTTTAAACTGGCCCAACAGCAAACCGATACCGGCTTTTTCAAAGGAGCGGCCATCGGTCAGTATTACCTTACCAAAAGAAAAAAATTTGTGGAGGAGTGGGGCGATTTTGTGGAGCCCATCAGTCTTACTTATTATGTAATGCTCGACATCGGGAACATCCTGTTATTTGAACCGGCAAACAAAGAGCTGCAACGCCGCCTGCGGTTGGGCGCCGATCTGTTAGTGCAATGGCAAAAACCTGATGGCAGTTGGGACGTAGCCTACGACCGGGTTACGAAGAAACCCCTGTTTACCGATTTAAAAGACCTGCGGCCTACCTTTTACGGATTATTGGTAGCCGCGCGCATTTTGAAAGATGAAAAATATTTGGCTGCCGCAAAAAAAGGCGCCAACTGGTTTATTAAAAATGCGGTTGATAAAGGAGCGTTTATTGGGGTATGCGGCGACACGCGCTACGCACCGGATTTTGCTACGGGGCAGTCTGCACAGGCGCTCTTAGATCTTTTTGAGCTGACCCATGACCAAAAATACAGGGATGCAGCTATCACAACAGCAAAAATATATTGCTCTTCCATTATGACACACCCGCAGGCCTCCGAAAAGACCAAGCTGGTTAAAGGCATTGCCATAAAGGATTGGCAAATTGAACAGTCCGGACTTAGCTTTGAGCACGGAGGCATCCTGGGCTCATCAAACGATCATGGCCCCATTTTGCTTTGCAGCCACGCTGGCCTGTTTGTACGCATGTTTCAGCTTACCGGCGACAGCCTGTTCATTGAAATGGCACGCGCAGCCGCTATTGGAAGAGATGCTTTTTTAGATGAACCAACCAGCGTGGCTTCTTATTACTGGGATGTGATGAGCCAGGGGGCGGGCCCGTATCCGCATCACGCCTGGTGGCAGATCGGCTGGATCACCGACTACCTGCTGGCGGAAACACAGTTCAGAACAAAAGATGCGGTATGGTTTCCAAGAGGATTTGTTACACCCAAGGTGGGTCCGCACCAATCCGTTGGATTTCAACCCGGATCTATTTACGGAACCAATGCTGATCTGATCCTTCGCAATGGATTAGTGGAATGCGATAATCCGGATATAGAATACATTACCGCTCAAAGCAAAGACAAAAAAAAGGTGTTCCTTATTTTACTCAATGATATTAATAAACCCGTCACTGGAAATATCCGGATCCAATGGAATAAACTGGACGGTCGCCGGCGGAGTTCGGTAACGATGTTGCCCGGAACAGCAACGACCCAGGCAGGTGAAACGCAATCCCAGCAACTGGAACCCTATGGCGTAAAAGTTCTCGCCTTTCAATAA
- a CDS encoding sodium:solute symporter family protein, producing the protein MQQLDFFVMAIFALLILGIGMLFTRMSGKNSSAFFEAGGSTPWWINSISLFISYFSAGTFVVWGSIAYKSGFVANGIQLTMVFGGLLVAWLIAAKWKRTRAVTAAEYINNRLGIRTQKFYTFLIMLHGLFTTASVLYPVGKMVSVATPLSLNTCIFIIGAIIILYTSAGGLWAVLVTDVVQFVILTAAVLIVIPMAFKEVGGVQAFLHETPPGFFNFFNSEYSFGFFLAFLAYQTVYIGGNWAYVQRYTSVADEKKSKKVAYLFSALYFISPFVWMLPPMIYRVINPNLTGLQPEGAYMMICQQVLPAGLIGLVLSGMISASASKANTTINMMAIVFAHDVYKKTINPGASEKALIRAARFFTVLFGLITIGIAMMVPMIGGIVEMVLSTASIAGGALFAPIIWTLYSKRQTSVSVITASLMGLVISLALKLWGQELIGHKLNRVWETALGVGIPVLVLFCFEIYYWLKGQSAIQEMPATASREWASTDKETTATQQNYFGIKVIAASVAIVGTGVTALGIVAREGTVAIIVGILVLATSLPIFRAARVRN; encoded by the coding sequence ATGCAGCAACTCGATTTTTTTGTAATGGCAATTTTTGCACTGCTGATCCTTGGCATAGGAATGCTGTTTACACGCATGAGCGGTAAAAATTCCTCCGCATTCTTTGAAGCCGGTGGATCAACGCCCTGGTGGATCAATAGTATTTCACTGTTCATCAGTTATTTTTCAGCCGGCACATTTGTGGTGTGGGGCTCTATTGCTTACAAAAGCGGGTTTGTGGCTAATGGCATTCAGCTAACCATGGTCTTTGGAGGCTTGCTGGTGGCCTGGCTCATCGCTGCCAAATGGAAACGGACCCGGGCGGTTACCGCCGCGGAATATATCAATAACCGGTTGGGTATAAGAACTCAGAAATTTTATACGTTCCTGATCATGTTGCACGGACTGTTTACCACGGCGTCTGTTCTGTATCCGGTGGGGAAAATGGTAAGCGTGGCCACTCCCCTTTCACTAAACACCTGCATCTTTATTATCGGGGCCATTATTATTCTTTACACATCGGCAGGTGGATTGTGGGCGGTATTAGTAACCGACGTCGTGCAGTTTGTGATCCTGACGGCGGCCGTGCTCATTGTGATTCCAATGGCCTTTAAAGAGGTGGGGGGCGTGCAGGCATTTCTTCATGAAACACCTCCCGGTTTTTTCAATTTTTTTAACAGCGAATATTCTTTCGGATTCTTCCTTGCCTTCCTTGCATACCAAACGGTGTATATCGGTGGTAATTGGGCCTATGTGCAGCGCTACACCTCCGTTGCCGATGAAAAAAAATCAAAGAAAGTGGCCTACCTGTTTTCAGCGCTTTACTTTATAAGCCCTTTTGTTTGGATGCTGCCGCCGATGATCTATCGCGTCATCAACCCAAACTTAACAGGGTTGCAACCAGAGGGAGCTTATATGATGATCTGCCAGCAGGTATTGCCCGCAGGGTTGATAGGCCTGGTATTGTCCGGCATGATCTCGGCCAGCGCCAGCAAAGCCAATACCACCATTAATATGATGGCGATTGTATTTGCGCATGATGTTTACAAGAAAACGATCAATCCCGGCGCTTCCGAAAAAGCGTTGATCAGGGCCGCACGTTTTTTCACGGTACTCTTCGGGTTGATCACTATCGGCATCGCCATGATGGTGCCCATGATCGGCGGTATCGTGGAAATGGTGTTAAGCACCGCCTCCATTGCGGGCGGCGCGTTGTTTGCTCCGATCATATGGACGCTGTATTCAAAAAGGCAGACTTCGGTTTCTGTGATTACGGCTTCATTGATGGGCTTGGTGATCAGCCTTGCCTTGAAACTATGGGGCCAGGAGTTGATCGGGCATAAATTGAACCGGGTATGGGAAACCGCTCTGGGGGTGGGTATCCCCGTGCTGGTACTGTTTTGTTTTGAAATTTATTATTGGCTGAAGGGGCAAAGTGCAATTCAGGAAATGCCTGCTACCGCTTCGCGGGAATGGGCGTCCACTGATAAAGAAACAACCGCCACCCAGCAAAATTATTTCGGGATAAAAGTGATCGCGGCCTCGGTAGCAATTGTAGGCACCGGCGTAACGGCGCTGGGGATCGTTGCCCGGGAAGGAACGGTTGCAATAATTGTTGGGATCCTGGTCCTTGCAACCTCACTGCCCATTTTCAGGGCAGCACGGGTTAGAAATTAA
- a CDS encoding S8 family serine peptidase — protein sequence MRITLIAITILLFNYGTVSAQPVKPRIKNWHYLDFAKDGYHGISLNQAYELLKGRKSEPVIVAVIDSGIDTLQPDLKPVLWHNPREIPNNKKDDDGDGLVDDYYGWNYLGAPNGENLSVSISDDWRTYHRFKKQFEGKDSAQIPKEQQWQYREWKRAHQKLTHSYDNASKIIDNLRTNWDIANRSDTILREMLHKEVFTAKDLDTFHATPAAQQLVSMWKEIFAGRQVNNIELLKGFGDFKKEQEDNLIKLTTAPKPYRDELLKDNGYDITKVKYGNNNLTGFSGYHGTSVSSVIGAVRNNGIGIDGIADNARIMMIRGILGKDEYDKDVAVSIRYAVDHGAKVINMSFGKSVSPDKKWVDEAIQYALSKDVVLVHAAGNDATDNDTDDNYPSSHTIEGTPLPNIIQVGASGDASVGGIVAAFSNYGKKTVDVFAPGVDINCAIAGNGTQLASGTSLASPVVAGIAALLRSYFPSLKAAEIVDIIKRSGAAVTEPVVKPGTEGKVSLSELCNSGKIVNAAGAVKAAMEYIR from the coding sequence ATGCGAATTACTCTTATTGCTATAACTATATTGTTGTTTAATTACGGCACGGTATCAGCACAGCCGGTAAAACCCAGGATAAAGAACTGGCATTATCTTGATTTTGCAAAAGACGGGTATCATGGCATCAGTCTGAACCAGGCCTATGAATTGTTAAAAGGACGAAAAAGTGAACCGGTGATCGTAGCGGTGATCGACAGTGGCATTGATACCTTGCAGCCGGATCTGAAACCGGTGCTGTGGCATAATCCCCGCGAAATTCCCAATAATAAAAAAGATGATGACGGCGACGGGCTGGTTGATGATTATTATGGCTGGAATTACCTGGGCGCGCCCAACGGAGAAAATCTGTCGGTAAGTATCAGCGATGATTGGAGAACCTATCACCGGTTTAAAAAACAATTTGAAGGAAAAGACAGCGCCCAGATCCCGAAAGAGCAGCAATGGCAGTACCGGGAATGGAAGCGTGCCCATCAGAAGCTGACCCATTCCTATGACAACGCCTCAAAAATAATTGATAACCTGAGAACCAACTGGGATATCGCCAACCGGTCGGACACCATTCTGAGAGAAATGCTGCACAAAGAAGTGTTTACGGCAAAGGACCTCGATACCTTTCACGCAACACCGGCTGCCCAGCAATTGGTCAGTATGTGGAAAGAGATCTTTGCGGGCAGGCAGGTTAATAATATAGAACTTTTAAAAGGATTTGGTGATTTTAAAAAAGAGCAGGAAGATAATTTAATAAAGCTGACCACCGCTCCTAAACCCTACCGGGACGAACTGCTGAAAGACAACGGGTATGATATTACCAAAGTAAAATACGGGAACAATAATCTTACCGGCTTTAGCGGCTATCATGGCACCAGTGTAAGCAGTGTTATTGGGGCGGTGCGTAATAATGGTATCGGGATCGATGGCATTGCCGATAATGCGCGTATCATGATGATAAGAGGGATCCTGGGAAAGGATGAATATGATAAGGATGTGGCGGTGTCTATCCGGTATGCTGTGGACCACGGAGCAAAAGTGATCAATATGAGTTTCGGGAAATCTGTTTCCCCGGATAAAAAATGGGTGGATGAGGCTATTCAATATGCGCTTTCAAAAGATGTGGTATTGGTGCATGCAGCCGGTAATGATGCAACGGATAATGATACAGACGACAATTATCCAAGCTCACATACGATCGAAGGCACACCGCTACCGAATATAATACAGGTCGGCGCCAGCGGCGATGCCAGTGTAGGCGGCATTGTTGCAGCCTTTAGCAATTATGGTAAAAAAACAGTCGATGTTTTTGCCCCCGGCGTGGATATTAACTGCGCTATTGCCGGCAACGGAACACAACTGGCCAGCGGCACCAGCCTCGCAAGCCCTGTGGTGGCGGGTATTGCAGCCCTGCTGCGCTCTTATTTTCCGTCACTGAAAGCTGCTGAAATAGTGGATATCATCAAACGATCCGGCGCCGCCGTTACAGAACCGGTTGTTAAGCCTGGCACGGAGGGAAAGGTATCGCTCTCCGAACTATGTAATTCCGGCAAGATAGTAAATGCGGCCGGCGCCGTAAAAGCAGCAATGGAATATATAAGGTAA
- a CDS encoding M23 family metallopeptidase, with amino-acid sequence MAKHLLLSVLLLMGAVSYAQLYHQPEYPKDYFRWPTLLQPDIVANMGELRPNHWHMGLDVRTNQKENQRVVAAADGYIAFVGIESLSWGRWIIINHPNGLSTLYGHLNNFRPDLEAYVKNYQYQQESWETHLTIPAGKFPVKKGDFISFSGSTGGSQGPHVHWEIIDTKSARRLNPDLFGMPITDHSAPTITKVVLYDRNNSTYDQHPSVFPVARSADATYTIPGGILNTALNNLGFAIQAYDTWGRAGSRIGIYSARLFLDDREISSFYIDSISYSDTRYLNAQIDYKMKTTGGGWVQHVSRLQGDRGSVYYDLGRGRNTIKLTDHEEHQVRIVVSDTRGNATTLAFRIKNSGTPPPEKTYEWLPNRLNRIFKDDFEAYLPMFVLYDKMNSGYAKLSSSGGSSVSAKYKLGEPFIPVHSDFEIRIRPDKPIAPEDKDRVVIKRTGGNTSSVKKAVWNGPWMTALFRDFGTFEAFVDHTPPAINSIGSGDPVHLSRSSRIAFTPTDNYGIAGFRATIDDQWIRFTNDKGRRYLYYFDEKVPPGDHTLKVTVTDIAGNTTVKSWNFTTTNTARETKPASKAHHVTGTQKKHTQTASKLKTKHTAAKKTSKSGHAVSKRKK; translated from the coding sequence ATGGCAAAGCATTTATTACTATCCGTGCTCCTGTTAATGGGCGCTGTTTCGTATGCCCAGTTATACCATCAACCTGAATATCCAAAAGATTATTTTCGATGGCCCACCCTACTACAGCCCGATATTGTGGCCAATATGGGCGAGTTGCGGCCGAACCACTGGCATATGGGTTTGGATGTGCGCACCAATCAAAAAGAAAATCAGCGGGTAGTGGCCGCTGCAGATGGTTATATCGCCTTTGTAGGTATTGAATCGTTGAGCTGGGGCCGCTGGATCATTATCAATCACCCCAACGGTCTCTCTACTTTATATGGGCACCTGAATAATTTCCGGCCGGACCTGGAAGCCTATGTAAAAAACTACCAATACCAGCAGGAATCATGGGAAACGCATTTAACCATTCCCGCCGGGAAATTCCCGGTAAAAAAAGGAGATTTTATTTCTTTTAGTGGCAGTACCGGCGGCTCGCAAGGGCCGCACGTGCATTGGGAGATCATTGATACCAAATCCGCAAGGCGGCTTAACCCCGATCTTTTTGGTATGCCCATTACGGATCATTCGGCTCCTACGATAACAAAAGTTGTTCTGTACGACCGGAATAACAGCACTTACGATCAGCATCCTTCGGTTTTTCCCGTGGCCCGGTCGGCCGATGCCACGTATACCATTCCGGGAGGCATCCTCAACACGGCGCTCAATAACCTGGGTTTTGCCATCCAGGCATATGATACCTGGGGACGCGCCGGCAGCAGGATCGGCATTTACAGCGCCCGCCTGTTTTTAGACGACCGCGAGATCAGCAGTTTTTATATTGATAGTATTTCTTACAGCGATACCCGTTACCTGAACGCACAGATCGACTATAAAATGAAAACGACCGGGGGCGGATGGGTGCAGCATGTTTCCAGGCTTCAGGGAGACAGGGGTTCTGTTTATTATGACTTGGGCCGGGGACGCAACACCATAAAGTTAACAGACCATGAGGAACACCAGGTGCGTATCGTCGTAAGCGATACCAGGGGTAACGCCACTACCCTGGCATTCAGGATAAAGAACAGCGGAACCCCACCGCCGGAAAAAACGTATGAATGGCTGCCAAACCGGTTGAACCGTATTTTTAAAGACGACTTTGAGGCTTACCTGCCCATGTTTGTCCTATACGACAAAATGAACTCTGGCTATGCAAAGCTTTCTTCCTCCGGAGGAAGTAGCGTTTCAGCAAAATATAAACTGGGAGAGCCTTTTATCCCCGTGCATAGCGATTTTGAAATACGGATCAGGCCGGATAAACCAATCGCCCCGGAGGATAAGGACCGGGTAGTTATCAAAAGAACAGGAGGAAATACATCTTCAGTGAAGAAAGCGGTCTGGAACGGCCCGTGGATGACCGCTCTCTTCAGGGATTTTGGAACCTTTGAAGCCTTTGTTGACCATACACCGCCAGCCATCAATAGTATTGGCAGCGGCGACCCTGTACATTTAAGCCGGTCTTCCAGGATCGCATTCACCCCAACGGACAATTACGGTATTGCCGGTTTTCGCGCAACAATTGACGACCAATGGATCCGTTTCACAAATGATAAAGGAAGAAGGTATCTTTATTACTTTGATGAAAAAGTGCCGCCCGGGGATCATACGCTTAAAGTTACGGTTACAGATATTGCAGGCAATACAACAGTAAAAAGCTGGAACTTTACCACAACCAATACAGCCAGGGAAACAAAACCGGCATCAAAAGCTCATCATGTAACAGGAACGCAAAAGAAACATACCCAAACGGCGTCTAAACTGAAAACAAAACATACTGCAGCAAAAAAAACCTCAAAATCAGGGCATGCGGTCAGTAAAAGAAAAAAGTAA
- a CDS encoding c-type cytochrome — translation MKRFLKLLVVGILLFVVCGLGYLKFVLPAVGKTPDIHAAPTPDHVERGRYLANHVAVCMDCHSKRDWNIFSAPPLAETLGAGGEYFGREVGFPGKFYSRNITPAHLSNWTDGEIYRTITTGVNREGEALFPVMPYLNYGKMDPDDVLSIIAYLRTLTPKQNDPPHREIDFPMNFILNTIPQKAVPEKRPDSANKVQYGAYLVTLAACIECHTPVKNGQIIPEKAFNGGREMVLPGGILHTANITPDIKNGIGAWTESMFVSRFKSYSHPDSLPAVGKDQFNTIMPWSMYAGMTENDLKAIFAYLRTVKPSDNKVVIYTPNHKKG, via the coding sequence ATGAAACGTTTTCTGAAACTACTGGTCGTTGGCATTCTTCTTTTTGTTGTTTGTGGCTTGGGCTATCTGAAGTTTGTGCTGCCCGCCGTGGGAAAGACGCCGGATATACATGCAGCGCCCACGCCGGACCACGTTGAAAGAGGCCGGTACCTGGCCAATCACGTTGCGGTTTGTATGGACTGCCATTCAAAAAGGGATTGGAATATCTTTTCTGCGCCGCCGCTGGCAGAAACCCTGGGAGCTGGAGGTGAATATTTTGGACGTGAAGTAGGGTTCCCCGGAAAATTTTATTCCAGGAATATTACGCCTGCCCATCTTTCTAACTGGACCGACGGTGAAATTTACCGAACCATTACAACAGGTGTAAACCGGGAGGGAGAAGCGTTGTTTCCGGTAATGCCGTACTTAAATTATGGAAAAATGGATCCTGATGATGTGCTGAGTATTATCGCTTATCTCCGGACCCTGACACCTAAACAAAACGATCCGCCGCACCGGGAGATTGATTTCCCCATGAATTTTATTTTAAATACTATTCCGCAAAAAGCGGTTCCGGAGAAGCGACCCGACTCTGCCAATAAGGTGCAATATGGAGCCTACCTGGTTACGCTGGCTGCCTGTATCGAATGTCATACACCGGTTAAAAACGGGCAAATTATCCCGGAGAAAGCATTTAATGGAGGGCGGGAAATGGTGCTGCCCGGTGGCATATTACATACAGCGAATATAACACCGGATATAAAAAATGGCATTGGTGCATGGACGGAAAGTATGTTTGTCAGCCGGTTTAAGTCCTACAGCCACCCCGATAGTTTGCCCGCCGTAGGAAAAGATCAGTTTAATACCATTATGCCCTGGAGCATGTATGCGGGGATGACAGAGAACGATCTGAAGGCGATTTTTGCCTATTTAAGAACCGTAAAACCTTCCGATAATAAAGTGGTTATTTATACCCCCAACCACAAAAAAGGGTAG